A stretch of the Sphingomonas sp. CL5.1 genome encodes the following:
- a CDS encoding exodeoxyribonuclease III, which produces MKIVSWNINSVRFRIEIVEQFLREASPDILCLQETKVIDADFPAEAFRRLGYPHILIHGQRMHHGVAIISRVPLAEDDRLDWQANREARHIGVRLANGVRLENVYVPAGGDVPDRALNPKFGQKLDFVGRMTDWSQRLDRPTILTGDFNIAPLPSDVWSHKALLKVVSHTPVEVEALDRLKGSNDWVDLGRHFHPAPARLHTWWSYRSPDWTKNDRGRRLDHMWATGEVAKAARTHHVFEECRSWIKPSDHVPIMTEFDF; this is translated from the coding sequence GTGAAGATCGTAAGCTGGAACATCAATTCGGTGCGCTTCCGCATCGAGATCGTCGAACAATTCCTTCGCGAGGCGTCACCCGACATCTTGTGCCTCCAGGAAACCAAGGTGATCGACGCCGATTTCCCGGCGGAGGCGTTCCGCCGGCTCGGCTACCCTCATATCCTGATCCACGGCCAGCGGATGCACCACGGTGTCGCGATCATCAGCCGCGTGCCGCTGGCGGAGGATGACCGGCTCGACTGGCAGGCCAATCGCGAGGCGCGGCATATCGGCGTGCGGCTCGCCAACGGGGTGCGGCTGGAGAACGTCTATGTGCCGGCGGGCGGGGACGTGCCGGACCGCGCATTGAATCCGAAATTCGGCCAGAAGCTCGATTTCGTCGGGCGCATGACCGACTGGTCCCAACGGCTCGACCGGCCGACGATCCTCACCGGCGATTTCAACATCGCGCCGCTGCCCAGCGACGTGTGGAGCCACAAGGCGCTGCTCAAGGTGGTCAGCCACACGCCGGTCGAGGTGGAGGCGCTCGACCGGCTGAAGGGGTCGAACGACTGGGTCGATCTCGGACGGCATTTCCACCCCGCCCCGGCGCGGCTGCATACCTGGTGGAGCTATCGCTCGCCCGACTGGACGAAGAACGATCGCGGCCGCCGGCTCGATCACATGTGGGCGACCGGCGAGGTGGCGAAGGCGGCGCGCACGCACCATGTGTTCGAGGAATGCCGTAGCTGGATCAAGCCTTCGGACCATGTGCCGATCATGACCGAGTTCGATTTTTGA
- a CDS encoding YggS family pyridoxal phosphate-dependent enzyme produces MPSAEMSPAARLASINERIARAAKPARRSPADITLIAVSKTHPAEAITPLLAAGQRDFGENRVAEAQAKWPALREAWPDARLHLIGQLQSNKAAEAVALADAIHAVDRPSLVAALARAMDAQGKRPACFVQVNIGAEAQKGGCAIDALPELLAEVRAADLPLAGLMCLPPAGVEAAPYFALLAKLARDNGVAGLSMGMSDDFETAVMIGATHVRVGSALFGARA; encoded by the coding sequence ATGCCTTCCGCCGAGATGTCTCCCGCCGCGCGCCTCGCCTCGATCAACGAGCGGATCGCCCGCGCCGCCAAGCCGGCGCGCCGCTCGCCCGCCGATATCACTCTGATCGCCGTCTCCAAGACGCATCCGGCCGAGGCGATCACGCCGCTGCTCGCCGCCGGCCAACGCGATTTCGGCGAGAATCGCGTGGCTGAGGCGCAGGCGAAATGGCCCGCGCTGCGCGAGGCATGGCCTGATGCCCGGCTGCACCTGATCGGCCAGCTCCAGTCGAACAAGGCCGCCGAGGCGGTGGCGCTGGCGGACGCGATCCATGCGGTCGACCGCCCTTCTCTGGTCGCCGCACTGGCCAGGGCGATGGATGCGCAGGGCAAGCGCCCGGCCTGCTTCGTCCAGGTCAATATCGGCGCGGAAGCGCAGAAGGGCGGCTGCGCGATCGACGCCCTGCCGGAGCTGCTGGCCGAGGTGCGCGCCGCCGACCTGCCGCTCGCCGGGCTGATGTGCCTGCCTCCCGCCGGGGTGGAAGCGGCACCCTATTTCGCGCTGCTGGCGAAGCTGGCGCGCGACAACGGCGTCGCGGGCCTCAGCATGGGCATGTCCGACGATTTCGAGACGGCGGTGATGATCGGCGCGACCCATGTCCGCGTCGGCAGCGCGCTGTTCGGCGCGCGCGCATGA
- the leuS gene encoding leucine--tRNA ligase, which translates to MSNTRFNALKADAHWQKVWDDAETFAARDDSGKPKSYVLEMFPYPSGRIHMGHVRNYTMGDVLARFRRMNGMEVLHPMGWDAFGMPAENAAMEKGVHPGGWTRDNIATMKAQLKRLGFALDWTRELATCEPDYYGHEQALFLKFLEHGLVYRKESAVNWDPVDMTVLANEQVIDGRGWRSGALVEKRKLNQWFLKITAFADDLLSGLKSLEHWPEKVRLMQENWIGKSQGLTFRFALSASAGGMDKVEVFTTRPDTIFGASFVAVAADHPIAAASPEAATFVERCKQGGTTAAELETQEKLGFDTGLTATHPFDPAWKLPVYIANFVLMDYGVGAVFGVPAHDQRDFEFARKYGLPIRRVVSEGSKDAPEFHEDEAYSGPGTLVNSHFLDGMDVEDAKREVITRAEAGGWGEGSTVYRLRDWGVSRQRYWGTPIPIIHCDACGVVPVPVDQLPVVLPEDVSFDVPGNPLDRHPTWKHVACPKCGGAAVRETDTLDTFADSSWYFIRFASQPKDRPFDKAVAESWLPVGQYIGGVEHAILHLLYARFWTQALNHVGMIGVTEPFTGLFTQGMVTHETYKSADGRWLAPDEVRDGIEIANGQLITLGRVEKMSKSKKNTVDPTGIVDQYGADAVRWFMLSDSPPERDLPWSESGIEGAWRFVQRLWRLFEGQFEGRRAGEGADAALDRKLHQTIAGVAADIEALSFNKAVAKIYELANAIEKAQPSASRDVAVRTLMLLVAPMVPHLAEEAWAAAGGEGLIADAAWPAVDPALLVEDEVTIAIQVNGKLRDTLTLSKGQSKEAIEAAALASDKVIRILEGKAPKKVIVVPDRLVNLVA; encoded by the coding sequence ATGAGCAACACCCGTTTCAACGCGCTGAAGGCGGACGCCCACTGGCAGAAGGTGTGGGACGACGCCGAAACCTTCGCCGCCCGCGACGACAGCGGCAAGCCCAAGAGCTACGTGCTGGAGATGTTCCCCTATCCTTCGGGGCGCATCCATATGGGGCACGTCCGCAACTATACGATGGGCGACGTCCTCGCGCGCTTCCGCCGGATGAACGGGATGGAGGTGCTCCACCCGATGGGCTGGGACGCTTTCGGGATGCCGGCCGAGAACGCCGCGATGGAGAAAGGCGTCCACCCCGGCGGCTGGACGCGCGACAATATCGCGACGATGAAGGCGCAGCTCAAGCGGCTCGGCTTCGCGCTGGACTGGACGCGCGAGCTGGCCACCTGCGAGCCGGATTATTACGGCCACGAGCAGGCGCTGTTCCTGAAATTCCTTGAGCATGGCCTCGTCTATCGCAAGGAGAGCGCGGTCAACTGGGACCCGGTCGACATGACCGTGCTCGCCAACGAGCAGGTGATCGACGGGCGCGGCTGGCGCTCGGGCGCGCTGGTTGAGAAGCGCAAGCTCAACCAGTGGTTCCTCAAGATCACCGCTTTCGCCGACGATCTGCTCTCGGGCCTTAAATCGCTTGAGCATTGGCCGGAAAAGGTGCGGCTGATGCAGGAGAACTGGATCGGCAAGAGCCAGGGCCTCACCTTCCGCTTCGCGTTGTCTGCCAGCGCGGGGGGCATGGACAAGGTGGAGGTGTTCACCACCCGGCCGGACACGATCTTCGGCGCGAGCTTCGTCGCGGTGGCGGCCGACCATCCGATCGCGGCGGCCAGCCCGGAGGCGGCGACGTTCGTCGAACGCTGCAAGCAGGGCGGCACCACGGCGGCCGAGCTGGAGACGCAGGAGAAGCTGGGCTTCGACACCGGCCTCACCGCGACGCATCCCTTTGATCCGGCGTGGAAGCTCCCCGTCTATATCGCCAATTTCGTGCTGATGGACTATGGCGTCGGCGCGGTGTTTGGCGTGCCGGCGCATGATCAGCGCGATTTCGAGTTCGCCCGCAAATACGGCCTGCCGATCCGCCGCGTCGTGTCGGAGGGATCGAAGGACGCGCCCGAATTCCATGAGGATGAAGCCTATAGCGGGCCGGGCACGCTGGTGAACTCGCACTTCCTCGACGGCATGGACGTGGAGGACGCCAAGCGCGAGGTCATCACCCGCGCGGAGGCCGGCGGCTGGGGCGAAGGCTCGACCGTCTATCGCCTGCGCGACTGGGGGGTAAGCCGCCAGCGTTACTGGGGCACGCCGATCCCGATCATCCATTGCGATGCCTGCGGCGTCGTGCCGGTGCCGGTGGACCAGCTCCCGGTCGTGCTGCCGGAGGACGTGAGCTTCGACGTGCCCGGCAACCCGCTCGATCGCCATCCGACGTGGAAGCATGTCGCCTGCCCGAAATGCGGCGGCGCGGCGGTGCGCGAGACCGACACGCTCGATACCTTCGCGGATTCGTCGTGGTATTTCATCCGCTTCGCCAGCCAGCCGAAGGATCGGCCGTTTGACAAGGCGGTCGCCGAAAGCTGGCTGCCGGTCGGGCAATATATCGGCGGGGTGGAGCATGCGATCCTCCACCTGCTCTATGCGCGCTTCTGGACCCAGGCGCTCAACCATGTCGGCATGATCGGCGTGACCGAGCCGTTCACCGGCCTGTTCACGCAGGGCATGGTGACACACGAGACGTACAAGTCCGCCGACGGCCGCTGGCTCGCGCCGGACGAGGTGCGCGACGGGATCGAAATCGCCAACGGCCAGCTGATCACGCTCGGCCGTGTCGAGAAGATGTCGAAATCGAAGAAGAACACCGTCGATCCGACCGGCATCGTCGACCAGTACGGCGCGGACGCGGTGCGGTGGTTCATGCTCTCCGATTCGCCGCCCGAGCGCGACCTGCCGTGGAGCGAATCCGGCATCGAGGGCGCGTGGCGCTTCGTCCAGCGGCTGTGGCGGCTGTTCGAGGGCCAATTCGAGGGACGGCGCGCGGGCGAGGGCGCGGACGCCGCGCTCGACCGCAAGCTGCACCAGACGATCGCCGGGGTCGCCGCCGATATCGAGGCGCTGTCGTTCAACAAGGCGGTCGCCAAGATCTACGAACTCGCCAATGCGATCGAGAAGGCGCAACCCTCCGCCTCGCGCGATGTGGCCGTGCGCACGCTGATGCTGCTCGTCGCGCCGATGGTGCCGCATCTCGCCGAGGAGGCGTGGGCCGCCGCTGGCGGCGAGGGGCTGATCGCCGACGCGGCATGGCCGGCGGTCGATCCGGCGCTGCTGGTCGAGGATGAGGTGACGATCGCGATCCAGGTCAACGGGAAGCTGCGCGACACGCTCACCCTGTCGAAGGGCCAGTCAAAGGAAGCGATCGAGGCCGCCGCGCTCGCCAGCGACAAGGTGATCCGCATCCTTGAGGGCAAGGCGCCGAAGAAGGTGATCGTCGTGCCCGACCGGCTGGTGAACCTCGTCGCATGA
- a CDS encoding ParB/RepB/Spo0J family partition protein, producing the protein MTDRRPRPGLGRGLNALLGDFARDEAETATEGHSATGVRMIPVSSIAPHPGQPRRQFDEAALIELAASIAERGVIQPIIVRPHGHDYQIVAGERRWRAAQRARLHEVPVVVRDYSDSDTLQIALLENIQRQDLNAIEEAEAYHRLAEEFGHTQEALARIVHKSRSHIANLLRLLDLPHEVQALVVDGKLSMGHARALIGAPDPAALAQEVIEKGLSVRQTEKLASSAKPASTRGGRGGKSYSQDADADIAALQRQLSDLLGLNVRIAHGERGGSITLDYSTLDQLDMVCQRLSGERI; encoded by the coding sequence ATGACCGATCGCCGCCCCCGCCCCGGCCTTGGCCGTGGCCTCAACGCGCTGCTGGGCGATTTCGCCCGCGACGAGGCGGAAACCGCGACCGAGGGGCATAGCGCCACCGGCGTGCGGATGATCCCGGTCAGCTCGATCGCGCCGCACCCCGGCCAGCCGCGCCGTCAGTTCGACGAAGCCGCGCTGATAGAACTGGCCGCCTCGATCGCCGAACGCGGGGTGATCCAGCCGATCATCGTTCGCCCCCACGGCCATGATTATCAGATCGTCGCCGGCGAGCGCCGCTGGCGCGCGGCGCAGCGCGCCCGGCTGCACGAGGTGCCGGTCGTCGTCCGCGACTATAGCGACAGCGACACGCTCCAGATCGCCCTGCTGGAGAATATCCAGCGGCAGGATCTCAACGCGATCGAGGAGGCCGAAGCCTATCACCGGCTCGCCGAGGAATTCGGCCATACCCAGGAAGCGCTCGCGCGGATCGTCCACAAATCGCGCAGCCATATCGCTAACCTGTTGAGATTACTGGATCTTCCTCACGAAGTTCAGGCGCTGGTGGTCGATGGCAAGCTGTCGATGGGCCATGCCCGCGCGCTGATCGGCGCGCCCGATCCGGCCGCGCTGGCGCAGGAGGTGATCGAGAAAGGGCTGTCGGTCCGTCAGACCGAGAAGCTCGCCAGCTCGGCCAAGCCCGCGTCCACGCGCGGCGGCAGGGGCGGCAAGAGCTACAGCCAGGATGCCGACGCGGATATCGCGGCGCTGCAACGGCAATTGTCCGATCTGCTCGGGCTGAACGTGCGGATCGCGCATGGCGAGCGCGGCGGATCGATCACGCTCGATTATTCGACGCTCGACCAGCTCGACATGGTGTGCCAGCGGCTGAGCGGCGAGCGGATCTGA
- a CDS encoding outer membrane lipoprotein carrier protein LolA, protein MFLPVAAIAMAVPAAAQTGDLAQVQRHLAAVSSMTAAFTQTDRNGKVLTGTLTLKKPGKIRFQYEKGVPILIVGDGKALTFIDYSVKQVQRWPIGNTPLGVLINPNKDISGYAKVVPSADPRVLSVEGYDAKHPEYGRITLVFARDEGAPGGLMLQGWVMLDSQGNRTTIRLSDQRFNTPVDDGTFRWSDPRRNSARS, encoded by the coding sequence ATGTTCCTGCCCGTCGCGGCGATCGCCATGGCCGTTCCCGCCGCCGCGCAGACCGGCGATCTCGCGCAGGTGCAGCGTCATCTCGCGGCGGTGTCGAGCATGACGGCGGCCTTCACCCAGACCGACCGCAACGGCAAGGTGCTGACCGGCACGCTGACGCTCAAGAAACCCGGCAAGATCCGCTTCCAATATGAGAAGGGCGTGCCGATCCTGATCGTCGGCGACGGCAAGGCGCTGACCTTCATCGATTATTCGGTGAAGCAGGTGCAGCGCTGGCCGATCGGCAACACGCCGCTGGGCGTGCTGATCAATCCGAACAAGGACATCAGCGGCTATGCCAAGGTGGTGCCCTCGGCCGACCCGCGCGTGCTGTCGGTGGAGGGCTATGACGCGAAACACCCCGAATACGGCCGCATCACCCTGGTCTTCGCGCGTGACGAGGGCGCGCCGGGCGGGCTGATGTTGCAGGGCTGGGTGATGCTCGACAGCCAGGGCAACCGCACCACGATCCGCCTGTCGGATCAGCGCTTCAACACCCCGGTTGACGACGGGACGTTCCGCTGGAGCGACCCGCGGAGGAATTCGGCGCGCAGCTAG
- the holA gene encoding DNA polymerase III subunit delta, producing MKASETRIKTALDRPPADIRLYLLYGPDESGAMALAERLGRAMGPEAERMDLDGAALKSDAARLADEAASLSLFGGARYIRVTGAGDESTAAVEALLAAERAGNPVVMIAPSAKATSRLVKRALEADSALATACYVPVGEGAEALAAQLAREHGLRAMGGAARRLVQATGGDRAVMARELEKLALYLDAAPDRPQQLDDDALDAVGADLGEAEMSEIVEAVVAGRSAELGAALHRMSEAGGSPIPWLRQLARRLGALAEMRADVAAGGDIASVIKRHRVFFREEAATAAALRRWPPEALVEAQRRVRQIERSLVASATAGNVLADQAMLGMAERARRLGR from the coding sequence ATGAAGGCCAGCGAGACGCGGATCAAGACAGCGCTCGATCGGCCGCCGGCGGATATCCGGCTCTATCTGCTCTACGGACCCGATGAATCCGGCGCGATGGCGCTGGCGGAGCGGCTTGGCCGCGCGATGGGGCCGGAGGCGGAGCGGATGGATCTCGACGGCGCGGCGCTGAAATCGGACGCGGCGCGGCTGGCCGACGAGGCGGCCTCGCTCTCGCTGTTCGGCGGCGCGCGCTATATCCGCGTGACAGGGGCGGGGGACGAATCGACCGCCGCGGTCGAAGCGCTGCTCGCGGCGGAACGCGCCGGCAATCCCGTGGTGATGATCGCGCCCTCCGCGAAGGCGACCAGCCGGCTCGTCAAGCGCGCGCTGGAGGCGGATTCGGCGCTCGCCACCGCCTGCTACGTCCCGGTCGGCGAGGGGGCGGAAGCGCTGGCGGCGCAGCTCGCCCGTGAACATGGCCTGCGCGCGATGGGCGGTGCGGCGCGGCGACTGGTGCAGGCGACCGGCGGCGATCGCGCGGTGATGGCGCGGGAGCTGGAGAAGCTGGCGCTCTATCTCGATGCCGCGCCCGATCGGCCGCAGCAGCTCGACGACGATGCGCTCGACGCGGTCGGCGCGGATCTGGGCGAGGCGGAGATGTCCGAGATCGTCGAGGCGGTGGTCGCCGGGCGCAGCGCGGAGCTTGGCGCGGCGCTGCATCGGATGAGCGAGGCGGGCGGCTCGCCGATCCCGTGGCTGCGCCAGCTCGCGCGCCGGCTGGGCGCTTTGGCGGAAATGCGCGCCGACGTCGCGGCGGGCGGCGATATCGCCTCGGTCATCAAGCGCCACCGCGTGTTCTTTCGCGAGGAAGCCGCCACCGCCGCCGCGCTGCGCCGGTGGCCGCCGGAGGCGCTGGTCGAGGCGCAGCGCCGCGTGCGCCAGATCGAGCGGTCTTTGGTGGCGAGCGCGACCGCTGGAAACGTGCTGGCCGATCAGGCGATGCTCGGCATGGCGGAGCGCGCCCGGCGGCTGGGGCGCTGA
- a CDS encoding DUF3576 domain-containing protein → MFRPLRLALAVGAALALTACGHHRARPEADLAASKITTIGVNSYLWRATLDTLSFMPLLQTDSNGGVVVTDWYVNPQMPNERMKVTVSILDQDLRADALRVAALREVNRNGQWVSAPVAASTTQKLEDIILTRARDLRRASITG, encoded by the coding sequence ATGTTCCGCCCGTTGCGTCTCGCGCTAGCCGTTGGCGCTGCCCTTGCCCTCACCGCGTGCGGGCATCATCGCGCCCGGCCGGAGGCCGATCTCGCCGCATCGAAGATCACCACGATCGGCGTCAATTCCTATCTGTGGCGCGCGACGCTGGACACGCTGTCGTTCATGCCCCTGCTCCAGACGGATTCGAATGGTGGCGTCGTCGTCACCGACTGGTACGTCAATCCGCAGATGCCGAACGAGCGGATGAAGGTGACCGTCTCGATCCTCGATCAGGATCTGCGCGCCGATGCGCTGCGCGTCGCGGCGCTGCGCGAGGTGAACCGGAACGGCCAGTGGGTCTCCGCGCCGGTGGCCGCGTCCACCACGCAGAAGCTGGAGGATATCATCCTCACCCGCGCCCGCGACCTGCGCCGCGCCTCGATCACCGGCTGA
- the lptE gene encoding LPS assembly lipoprotein LptE, which yields MKRLAALLALALPLGGCGLQPLYTAGGSGPVANLLGQVEVAPIEGKSGWLVANALRDRFGEGGAASTAHYRLDVKLDDKIVGLAVRSDNSVTRERRTLRARYQLVALDTGTVVLDATAGSDAGIDVVTSEYATIAAESTALERLSEIVADQIVARVALYARNETPRK from the coding sequence ATGAAGCGGCTCGCCGCCTTGCTCGCGCTGGCGCTGCCGCTCGGCGGATGCGGGCTTCAGCCGCTCTATACCGCGGGCGGCTCCGGCCCGGTGGCGAACCTGCTCGGGCAGGTCGAGGTCGCGCCGATCGAAGGCAAGTCGGGCTGGCTCGTCGCCAATGCGTTGCGCGACCGCTTCGGCGAGGGCGGCGCGGCGTCGACGGCGCATTACCGGCTCGACGTGAAGCTGGACGACAAGATCGTCGGCCTCGCGGTGCGCAGCGACAATAGCGTCACCCGCGAACGCCGCACCCTGCGCGCGCGCTATCAGCTCGTCGCGCTCGATACCGGCACGGTGGTGCTCGACGCGACCGCCGGCTCGGACGCCGGCATCGATGTCGTCACCTCCGAATATGCCACGATCGCTGCGGAAAGCACCGCGCTGGAGCGGCTGAGCGAGATCGTCGCCGACCAGATCGTCGCCCGCGTCGCGCTCTATGCGAGGAACGAGACGCCCCGGAAATGA
- the ribA gene encoding GTP cyclohydrolase II — MTDPRQTARAIDALRRGWPIRIGALALLPIETADAVRLAAFDPAGNAPVLLSAGRAVTLKLANQREAAAPDAPVLVDRAPWIDFAAATALADPQLDLATPLKGPFRAIHVDHSEDAAAALRLARIAGLLPAFFALPGGAGDVSIGPADIDAHEEAARLTIAARARLPVAHAEDAEIVAFRTPESPGEHIALLIGEPNGQAPLVRLHSECLTGDALGSLKCDCGPQLDAAIRAIEASGWGILLYLRQEGRGIGLVNKLRAYALQDQGFDTVDANTRLGFAIDARDFGVAARMLKLLGQDEIRLLTNNPAKVAGLQQAGIRVVERVAHALPPNRHNERYLATKRDRTGHQL, encoded by the coding sequence TTGACCGACCCGCGCCAGACCGCGCGCGCGATCGACGCGCTGCGGCGCGGCTGGCCGATCCGCATCGGCGCGCTGGCGCTGCTGCCGATCGAGACGGCGGACGCGGTGCGGCTCGCCGCGTTCGATCCCGCCGGCAACGCGCCGGTGCTGCTCTCCGCCGGCCGCGCGGTGACGCTGAAGCTCGCCAACCAGCGCGAGGCGGCCGCGCCCGACGCGCCGGTGCTGGTCGATCGCGCGCCGTGGATCGATTTCGCGGCGGCGACCGCGCTGGCCGATCCGCAACTCGATCTCGCGACGCCGCTCAAGGGGCCGTTCCGCGCGATCCATGTCGATCATTCCGAGGATGCCGCCGCCGCGCTGCGTCTCGCGCGGATCGCCGGGCTGCTTCCCGCCTTCTTCGCGCTGCCGGGCGGCGCTGGCGACGTGTCGATCGGCCCGGCCGACATCGACGCGCATGAGGAAGCGGCGCGCCTCACCATCGCGGCGCGCGCGCGGCTGCCGGTCGCCCATGCCGAGGATGCGGAGATCGTCGCCTTCCGCACGCCGGAATCGCCCGGCGAGCATATCGCGCTGCTGATCGGCGAGCCGAACGGCCAGGCGCCGCTCGTCCGGCTGCACAGCGAATGCCTCACCGGCGACGCGCTCGGCAGCCTGAAATGCGATTGCGGACCACAGCTCGACGCCGCGATCAGGGCGATCGAGGCGAGCGGGTGGGGGATATTGCTCTACTTGCGGCAGGAAGGACGCGGGATCGGATTGGTCAACAAGCTGCGCGCCTATGCCTTGCAGGATCAGGGATTCGATACGGTCGACGCCAATACCCGGCTGGGATTCGCGATCGACGCACGCGATTTCGGCGTCGCGGCGCGGATGCTCAAGCTGCTCGGGCAGGACGAGATACGACTGCTGACCAATAACCCGGCGAAGGTCGCGGGGCTCCAGCAAGCCGGAATCCGCGTCGTCGAACGCGTGGCGCATGCGCTGCCGCCCAATCGGCACAATGAACGCTATCTGGCGACGAAACGCGACCGCACCGGCCACCAGCTATAG
- a CDS encoding HAD family phosphatase, whose translation MKVDAILFDFDGVLIESEAIGNRQIADYLTGIGHPTSLEESMANFMGLSGADFLRRIEQWIGRPIPDDFHEARKAEDARVMAEGIEAVAGAVAFVESLPDSLPRAIVSSSSTRWIRRHLDHIGLTGMFGDHIYSGREHVERGKPAPDLYLYAARQLGVPIERAAIIEDSPVGATGAVASGGHVVGLCAGSHCAPDHDRKLRALGVHVIAHDFGDVARLLG comes from the coding sequence ATGAAGGTCGACGCGATCCTGTTCGATTTCGACGGCGTGCTGATCGAGAGCGAGGCGATCGGCAACCGCCAGATCGCGGACTATCTCACCGGCATCGGCCATCCGACCAGCCTCGAAGAATCCATGGCCAATTTCATGGGCCTTTCCGGCGCGGACTTCCTCCGCCGGATCGAGCAATGGATCGGCCGCCCGATCCCGGACGATTTCCACGAGGCGCGCAAGGCCGAGGACGCGCGCGTGATGGCCGAGGGGATCGAGGCGGTGGCCGGCGCGGTCGCCTTCGTCGAATCTTTGCCCGACAGCCTGCCGCGCGCGATCGTCTCGTCCAGCTCGACGCGCTGGATTCGTCGGCACCTCGATCATATCGGGCTGACCGGCATGTTCGGCGACCATATCTATTCCGGGCGCGAGCATGTCGAGCGCGGCAAGCCCGCGCCCGATCTCTATCTTTATGCGGCGCGGCAACTCGGCGTACCGATCGAGCGCGCCGCGATCATCGAGGATTCGCCGGTCGGCGCGACGGGAGCGGTCGCGTCAGGCGGTCACGTCGTCGGACTATGCGCCGGCAGCCATTGCGCGCCCGATCACGACCGGAAGCTCCGCGCGCTCGGCGTCCACGTCATCGCGCACGATTTCGGCGATGTCGCGCGCCTGCTCGGCTGA
- a CDS encoding thiamine phosphate synthase, with the protein MSRRHPVPCLWLMTDERMGEGLWRAVSRLPRGSGIVFRHYDTPAAERRRLFARLLRIARARGLVLVRAGAARLSGEMGTHGRSGPGITTWPAHSRREAVEGVRRGADALFVSPVFATRSHPGAPALGARRAAAIARGLPARRIALGGMDARRYALLTGFDGWAAIDAWL; encoded by the coding sequence ATGTCCCGCCGCCACCCCGTCCCGTGCCTTTGGCTGATGACCGACGAGCGGATGGGCGAGGGGCTGTGGCGCGCGGTAAGCCGCCTGCCGCGCGGATCGGGCATCGTCTTTCGCCATTACGACACGCCGGCCGCCGAGCGCCGCCGATTGTTCGCGCGGCTGTTGAGGATCGCGCGGGCGCGCGGGCTGGTGCTGGTGCGCGCGGGCGCGGCGCGCTTGTCCGGCGAGATGGGGACGCATGGCCGCAGCGGGCCGGGAATCACGACATGGCCGGCGCATTCGCGGCGCGAGGCGGTGGAGGGGGTGCGACGCGGCGCCGACGCGCTGTTCGTCTCGCCGGTCTTCGCCACCCGCTCGCATCCCGGCGCGCCGGCGCTTGGTGCGCGGCGCGCCGCGGCGATCGCGCGCGGCCTGCCGGCGCGGCGGATCGCGCTCGGCGGCATGGATGCGCGCCGCTACGCGCTGCTCACCGGATTCGATGGCTGGGCGGCGATCGATGCGTGGCTGTGA